The following proteins come from a genomic window of Acinonyx jubatus isolate Ajub_Pintada_27869175 chromosome C1, VMU_Ajub_asm_v1.0, whole genome shotgun sequence:
- the TTLL10 gene encoding inactive polyglycylase TTLL10, producing MRGCGLPGPAFHPLPGCRFLPVFLPDQGTRPHGHRRDRSQPQAEAQVQDPGRHHSLRLGPRTAQRSHRGVGVVSSQSCPRPCAPTPAARSRTRFIYHRGPPTRTHVSRKRGKWSRIAGVRRSHTRVPGWAHKRPMGSSQEEQPLHLPSQSGQDADLLDAADTARPQASLLERHLPEGERQLHGSGQGPYFYIGGTNGASIISSYCKGKGWQRIEDSRREDYKLKWCEVKCRDSYYSFREGEQLLYQLPNNKLLTTKIGLLSALREYSRVVSRTHKTSPCAQAKSRKDTTSALEELTWTSPGCFGPQRVLKMEEFFPETYRLDIRDEREAFFTLFDENQTWICKPTASNQGKGIFLLRNQEEVAALQVKTQSIEDDPIYRKMPFRAPQARVVQRYIQNPLLLDGKKFDVRSYLLIACAMPYMVFFGHGYARLTLSLYDPHSSDLSGHLTNQFMQKKSPLYMLLKEDTVWSMDHLNRYINDKFRKTKGLPRDWVFTTFTKRMQQIMAHCFQAVKSKLQCKLGYFDLIGCDFLIDENFKVWLLEMNSNPALHTNCEVLKEVIPGVVTETLDLALETFQKSLRGQKMLPLLSQRHFVLLHDGETDLWPRPGSSRGALRPPPPLRAAPRPGARTPAPPRGPGGAHARPRPPGRGPDGGTQSREPRAERPREGAGGPAREPSPGLAEEERKSAGHRGS from the exons ATGAGAGGCTGTG GTTTGCCAGGGCCTGCCTTCCATCCTCTACCGGGGTGCCGCTTCCTGCCAGTCTTTTTACCTGACCAg GGCACCAGGCCCCATGGTCACCGCAGAGACAGGAGCCAGCCACAAGCAGAGGCCCAAGTCCAGGACCCTGGGAGGCACCACTCCCTGAGGCTAGGACCGAGGACTGCCCAAAGGTCccacagaggggtgggggtggtgtctTCCCAGAGCTGCCCCCGCCCTTGTGCTCCCACACCTGCAGCCCGCAGCCGCACCCGCTTCATCTATCATCGGGGACCACCCACTAGGACCCACGTCAGCAGGAAGAGGGGCAAGTGGTCCAGGATTGCAGGGGTCCGGCGGAGCCACACCCGGGTGCCAG GCTGGGCCCACAAAAGACCGATGGGGAGCAGCCAAGAGGAGCAGCCCCTGCACCTGCCAAGCCAGTCGGGCCAAGACGCAG ACCTCCTGGACGCTGCTGACACCGCCAGGCCTCAGGCCTCTCTCCTGGAGAGGCACCTgccagagggggagaggcagctgCACGGCAGTGGGCAAGGGCCCTACTTCTACATCGGAGGCACCAACGGGGCCTCCAT AATCAGCTCCTACTGCAAGGGCAAGGGCTGGCAGCGCATTGAGGACAGCCGGCGGGAGGACTACAAGCTGAAGTGGTGCGAGGTCAAGTGCAGAGACAGCTACTACAGCTTCCGGGAag GCGAACAGCTGCTCTACCAGCTCCCCAACAACAAGCTCCTCACCACCAAGATTGGGCTGCTCAGTGCCCTGAGGGAGTACTCGAGGGTCGTGAGCAGGACCCACAAGACATCACCGTGTGCCCAGGCCAA ATCCAGAAAGGACACCACCTCCGCCCTTGAGGAGCTCACGTGGACCAGCCCAGGATGCTTTGGGCCACAGAG AGTCctgaaaatggaagaatttttcCCAGAGACCTACCGTCTGGACATCAGGGACGAGAGAGAGGCTTTCTTCACTCTCTTTGATG AAAATCAGACCTGGATCTGCAAGCCCACGGCCTCCAACCAGGGCAAAGGCATCTTCCTGCTCAGGAACCAGGAGGAAGTCGCCGCCCTGCAAGTCAAGACCCAGAGCATCGAGGACGACCCCATCTACCGCAAGATGCCGTTCCGGGCGCCTCAGGCGCGGGTCGTGCAGAG GTACATCCAGAACCCACTGCTACTGGATGGGAAGAAGTTTGACGTGCGTTCCTACCTGCTCATCGCCTGTGCCATGCCGTACATGGTCTTCTTTGGTCACGGCTATGCCCGCCTCACTCTCAGCCTTTATGACCCCCATTCCAGCGACCTCAGTGGCCACTTGACCAACCAG TTCATGCAGAAGAAGAGCCCCCTGTACATGCTGCTCAAGGAGGACACGGTATGGAGCATGGACCACCTCAACCGCTACATCAACGACAAATTCCGGAAGACCAAGGGACTCCCTAGGGACTGGGTCTTTACTACCTTTACG AAGCGGATGCAGCAGATCATGGCTCACTGCTTCCAGGCTGTCAAGTCCAAGCTGCAATGCAAGCTGGGCTACTTCGACCTCATTGGCTGTGACTTCTTGATCGACGAAAACTTCAAG GTGTGGCTGCTGGAGATGAACTCCAACCCCGCCCTGCACACCAACTGTGAAGTCCTGAAGGAGGTGATCCCGGGCGTGGTCACGGAAACCCTGG ACCTGGCGCTCGAGACCTTCCAGAAGAGCCTGCGCGGCCAGAAGATGCTGCCTCTGCTGTCCCAGCGCCACTTCGTGCTCCTGCACGACGGCGAGACCGACCTCTGGCCGCGCCCCGGGAGCTCCCGGGGCGCcctgcgccccccgcccccgcttcgCGCCGCTCCGCGGCCAGGCGCGCGCACGCCCGCACCACCCCGGGGGCCCGGCGGCGCGCACGCGCGGCCCCGACCCCCGGGCCGCGGCCCCGACGGCGGCACCCAGAGCCGGGAGCCCCGGGCCGAGCGGCCGCGAGAAGGAGCAGGGGGCCCGGCGCGGGAGCCGTCCCCGGGGCTGGCGGAGGAAGAGCGCAAGAGCGCGGGCCATCGCGGCTCCTAG
- the TNFRSF18 gene encoding tumor necrosis factor receptor superfamily member 18 isoform X1 gives MGAWRGASPKIPQLGGAAGAMGARGARVALCGVALLCALGLGERPSGPNCGPGRLLRGAGTDARCCRLCSAAEEVCPEGDCTCVQPEFHCGDPQCDTCKHHPCPPGQEAQPRGNFNFGFECVDCATGTFSGGREGRCKPWSDCSQFGLPTMFSGNKTHNAVCSLGPLPTEPHDPLTIVLLTVATCILVLTAAQLGLHIWQLRRQRMWPPETQLLLEARPPAEDACSCQFPEEERGEQLSEDKGQLRDLWV, from the exons ATGGGGGCGTGGCGGGGCGCATCCCCTAAAATCCCGCAGCTCGGTGGGGCGGCGGGGGCCATGGGGGCGAGGGGCGCGCGCGTGGCCCTGTGCGGCGTGGCGCTGCTCTGCGCGCTCGGCCTGGGCGAGCGCCCCTCGGGTCCGAACTGCGGCCCCGGCCGCCTGCTGCGAGGAGCCGGGACGGACGCGCGCTGCTGTCGCCTGTGCTCCGCGG CTGAGGAGGTTTGTCCCGAGGGGGACTGCACATGTGTCCAGCCGGAGTTCCACTGTGGAGACCCCCAGTGTGACACCTGCAAACACCACCCCTGCCCGCCCGGCCAGGAGGCGCAGCCACGTG gGAATTTCAATTTCGGCTTTGAGTGTGTTGACTGTGCCACAGGGACCTTCTCTGGGGGCCGTGAGGGCCGCTGCAAACCCTGGTCAGA CTGCTCCCAGTTTGGGCTTCCCACCATGTTCTCTGGGAACAAAACACACAATGCCGTATGTAGCCTGGGGCCGCTGCCCACTGAGCCACACGACCCCCTGACCATCGTCCTCCTCACCGTGGCCACCTGCATCCTGGTCCTGACTGCAGCCCAGCTTGGCCTGCACATCTGGCAGCTGAGGAGGCAGCGCATGTGGCCCCCAG AGACCCAGCTGCTGCTGGAGGCACGGCCGCCAGCCGAAGACGCCTGCAGCTGCCAGTTCCCCGAGGAGGAGCGCGGGGAGCAGCTGTCTGAGGACAAGGGCCAGCTGAGGGACCTGTGGGTGTGA
- the TNFRSF18 gene encoding tumor necrosis factor receptor superfamily member 18 isoform X2 codes for MGAWRGASPKIPQLGGAAGAMGARGARVALCGVALLCALGLGERPSGPNCGPGRLLRGAGTDARCCRLCSAAEEVCPEGDCTCVQPEFHCGDPQCDTCKHHPCPPGQEAQPRGNFNFGFECVDCATGTFSGGREGRCKPWSDCSQFGLPTMFSGNKTHNAVCSLGPLPTEPHDPLTIVLLTVATCILVLTAAQLGLHIWQLRRQRMWPPGRDPAAAGGTAASRRRLQLPVPRGGARGAAV; via the exons ATGGGGGCGTGGCGGGGCGCATCCCCTAAAATCCCGCAGCTCGGTGGGGCGGCGGGGGCCATGGGGGCGAGGGGCGCGCGCGTGGCCCTGTGCGGCGTGGCGCTGCTCTGCGCGCTCGGCCTGGGCGAGCGCCCCTCGGGTCCGAACTGCGGCCCCGGCCGCCTGCTGCGAGGAGCCGGGACGGACGCGCGCTGCTGTCGCCTGTGCTCCGCGG CTGAGGAGGTTTGTCCCGAGGGGGACTGCACATGTGTCCAGCCGGAGTTCCACTGTGGAGACCCCCAGTGTGACACCTGCAAACACCACCCCTGCCCGCCCGGCCAGGAGGCGCAGCCACGTG gGAATTTCAATTTCGGCTTTGAGTGTGTTGACTGTGCCACAGGGACCTTCTCTGGGGGCCGTGAGGGCCGCTGCAAACCCTGGTCAGA CTGCTCCCAGTTTGGGCTTCCCACCATGTTCTCTGGGAACAAAACACACAATGCCGTATGTAGCCTGGGGCCGCTGCCCACTGAGCCACACGACCCCCTGACCATCGTCCTCCTCACCGTGGCCACCTGCATCCTGGTCCTGACTGCAGCCCAGCTTGGCCTGCACATCTGGCAGCTGAGGAGGCAGCGCATGTGGCCCCCAGGTCG AGACCCAGCTGCTGCTGGAGGCACGGCCGCCAGCCGAAGACGCCTGCAGCTGCCAGTTCCCCGAGGAGGAGCGCGGGGAGCAGCTGTCTGA